One Neodiprion pinetum isolate iyNeoPine1 chromosome 1, iyNeoPine1.2, whole genome shotgun sequence genomic window carries:
- the LOC124216319 gene encoding EGFR adapter protein isoform X8: MGHGYVCGNCVKVRVCTDFGAAKEPNTVENPKIVQMAHALRRISYATCEPRHAQFSFLAREPGAHFSLQYCHSFISETPEQAEELNTIVGNAFRMAYAAQLQRQPVLQEVISPQPTPARRKDRPERTINLTKQSTRGGDSNEKSTIFWPQSVLAPTPRGGGAPPSTAEMNVQLGSAGSPTLRLSTVKTPNSIPGLRPSHNFNNVLGPITNEDGPKSISQQSTPSSDESNSPTELNSYKRLTDKPPLIKRLTMGLAGGRDVLGTNGEDDSCPLVSAGSTPTSPSNRPRSGGYVNEAIIDSEGTRTSYNKITCAAENLDNTINSSITAKNFNAENNRISHNSPNSVSETEFKSKRRSQISTSGSSVPPDGSTHGSTPTQTPTPTPPPLPERTDSLNNRTEESELRKAPWFQAGIPREITLEVLSQEPEGAFMVRESTSKPGCYALSLRVPREFQPSGIAHYLIMRTNKGYKIKGFTKEFTTLTALITHHSVMPELLPCPLSLSRYNPSFVKSDSNKDFADIDSDPDYNTLADFRKMMADLNV, encoded by the exons ATGGGTCACGGATACGTATGTGGGAATTGTGTGAAGGTGCGTGTGTGCACGGATTTTGGAGCTGCAAAAGAGCCAAACACTGTTGAGAATCCAAAG ATCGTGCAGATGGCACATGCGTTGAGACGCATCTCGTACGCTACTTGTGAGCCTCGACACGCCCAGTTCAGTTTCCTGGCCCGAGAACCCGGGGCGCACTTCAGTCTTCAATATTGCCATTCTTTCATCAGCGAAACTCCTGAACAG GCCGAGGAACTGAATACTATTGTCGGAAATGCATTTCGTATGGCGTACGCGGCGCAACTACAGAGACAACCGGTCCTCCAGGAGGTGATCTCGCCCCAGCCAACTCCTGCCCGTCGCAAGGATCGACCGGAACGAACGATAAACTTG ACCAAACAGTCGACGCGGGGCGGCGACTCGAACGAGAAAAGCACGATTTTCTGGCCCCAGAGTGTATTGGCACCGACGCCACGTGGCGGTGGTGCTCCACCCTCGACAGCGGAGATGAACGTCCAGCTCGGTAGCGCCGGTTCTCCCACGTTGCGCTTGTCTACCGTCAAG ACGCCGAATTCAATCCCCGGACTGAGACCGTCGCACAACTTCAACAACGTCCTGGgaccgataacgaacgaggaTGGACCGAAGAGTATCTCGCAGCAAAGCACGCCGAGCAGCGACGAGAGCAACTCGCCAACCGAGCTCAACTCCTACAAGAGATTAACGGACAAACCGCCCCTGATAAAACGGCTTACAATGGGCCTCGCCGGGGGACGCGACGTCCTCGGTACCAACGGCGAGGATGACAGCTGCCCCCTGGTAAGTGCCGGCAGCACGCCCACCAGTCCCAGCAACAGACCCCGGTCCGGAGGCTACGTCAACGAGGCGATCATCGACTCGGAGGGAACCAGGACAAGCTACAACAAGATCACCTGCGCCGCCGAGAACCTCGACAACACGATCAACTCGTCGATAACCGCGAAGAACTTCAACGCCGAGAACAACAG GATAAGTCACAACTCGCCGAATTCCGTGTCCGAAACGGAGTTCAAGTCGAAACGGAGATCGCAGATCAGCACCTCCGGGAGCTCCGTCCCACCCGACGGCAGCACCCACGGATCGACGCCCACCCAGACGCCGACCCCGACGCCTCCGCCGCTGCCTGAACGGACGGACAGCTTGAATAATCGTACAGAGGAGAGCGAGCTCAGGAAGGCTCCGTGGTTTCAAGCCGGCATTCCGAG AGAAATAACCCTGGAAGTTCTCAGCCAAGAACCGGAAGGCGCTTTCATGGTACGCGAGAGCACGAGCAAACCAGGATGTTATGCATTGTCCCTGAGAGTACCGCGAGAGTTTCAACCGAGCGGTATCGCTCATTACCTAATCATGCGAACGAACAAAGGCTACAAAATCAAG GGCTTTACAAAAGAATTCACGACGCTAACGGCATTGATAACGCATCATTCGGTGATGCCCGAACTTCTGCCCTGCCCCTTGTCCCTTAGCCGATACAATCCGAGCTTCGTCAAGAGCGATTCGAACAAGGATTTCGCGGACATTGATTCTGATCCGGATTACAACACTTTGGCAGACTTCCGGAAGATGATGGCAGACTTGAACGTCTAA
- the LOC124216319 gene encoding EGFR adapter protein isoform X10, whose product MAHALRRISYATCEPRHAQFSFLAREPGAHFSLQYCHSFISETPEQAEELNTIVGNAFRMAYAAQLQRQPVLQEVISPQPTPARRKDRPERTINLTKQSTRGGDSNEKSTIFWPQSVLAPTPRGGGAPPSTAEMNVQLGSAGSPTLRLSTVKTPNSIPGLRPSHNFNNVLGPITNEDGPKSISQQSTPSSDESNSPTELNSYKRLTDKPPLIKRLTMGLAGGRDVLGTNGEDDSCPLVSAGSTPTSPSNRPRSGGYVNEAIIDSEGTRTSYNKITCAAENLDNTINSSITAKNFNAENNRISHNSPNSVSETEFKSKRRSQISTSGSSVPPDGSTHGSTPTQTPTPTPPPLPERTDSLNNRTEESELRKAPWFQAGIPREITLEVLSQEPEGAFMVRESTSKPGCYALSLRVPREFQPSGIAHYLIMRTNKGYKIKGFTKEFTTLTALITHHSVMPELLPCPLSLSRYNPSFVKSDSNKDFADIDSDPDYNTLADFRKMMADLNV is encoded by the exons ATGGCACATGCGTTGAGACGCATCTCGTACGCTACTTGTGAGCCTCGACACGCCCAGTTCAGTTTCCTGGCCCGAGAACCCGGGGCGCACTTCAGTCTTCAATATTGCCATTCTTTCATCAGCGAAACTCCTGAACAG GCCGAGGAACTGAATACTATTGTCGGAAATGCATTTCGTATGGCGTACGCGGCGCAACTACAGAGACAACCGGTCCTCCAGGAGGTGATCTCGCCCCAGCCAACTCCTGCCCGTCGCAAGGATCGACCGGAACGAACGATAAACTTG ACCAAACAGTCGACGCGGGGCGGCGACTCGAACGAGAAAAGCACGATTTTCTGGCCCCAGAGTGTATTGGCACCGACGCCACGTGGCGGTGGTGCTCCACCCTCGACAGCGGAGATGAACGTCCAGCTCGGTAGCGCCGGTTCTCCCACGTTGCGCTTGTCTACCGTCAAG ACGCCGAATTCAATCCCCGGACTGAGACCGTCGCACAACTTCAACAACGTCCTGGgaccgataacgaacgaggaTGGACCGAAGAGTATCTCGCAGCAAAGCACGCCGAGCAGCGACGAGAGCAACTCGCCAACCGAGCTCAACTCCTACAAGAGATTAACGGACAAACCGCCCCTGATAAAACGGCTTACAATGGGCCTCGCCGGGGGACGCGACGTCCTCGGTACCAACGGCGAGGATGACAGCTGCCCCCTGGTAAGTGCCGGCAGCACGCCCACCAGTCCCAGCAACAGACCCCGGTCCGGAGGCTACGTCAACGAGGCGATCATCGACTCGGAGGGAACCAGGACAAGCTACAACAAGATCACCTGCGCCGCCGAGAACCTCGACAACACGATCAACTCGTCGATAACCGCGAAGAACTTCAACGCCGAGAACAACAG GATAAGTCACAACTCGCCGAATTCCGTGTCCGAAACGGAGTTCAAGTCGAAACGGAGATCGCAGATCAGCACCTCCGGGAGCTCCGTCCCACCCGACGGCAGCACCCACGGATCGACGCCCACCCAGACGCCGACCCCGACGCCTCCGCCGCTGCCTGAACGGACGGACAGCTTGAATAATCGTACAGAGGAGAGCGAGCTCAGGAAGGCTCCGTGGTTTCAAGCCGGCATTCCGAG AGAAATAACCCTGGAAGTTCTCAGCCAAGAACCGGAAGGCGCTTTCATGGTACGCGAGAGCACGAGCAAACCAGGATGTTATGCATTGTCCCTGAGAGTACCGCGAGAGTTTCAACCGAGCGGTATCGCTCATTACCTAATCATGCGAACGAACAAAGGCTACAAAATCAAG GGCTTTACAAAAGAATTCACGACGCTAACGGCATTGATAACGCATCATTCGGTGATGCCCGAACTTCTGCCCTGCCCCTTGTCCCTTAGCCGATACAATCCGAGCTTCGTCAAGAGCGATTCGAACAAGGATTTCGCGGACATTGATTCTGATCCGGATTACAACACTTTGGCAGACTTCCGGAAGATGATGGCAGACTTGAACGTCTAA
- the LOC124216319 gene encoding EGFR adapter protein isoform X9, whose product MRKSLDSLALSAIMGRLGRNSQAATTTRPIFRVHYQKLVDEFAQQQDQLEFMPALPDYMSYCCRQCGHTQKLRAEELNTIVGNAFRMAYAAQLQRQPVLQEVISPQPTPARRKDRPERTINLTKQSTRGGDSNEKSTIFWPQSVLAPTPRGGGAPPSTAEMNVQLGSAGSPTLRLSTVKTPNSIPGLRPSHNFNNVLGPITNEDGPKSISQQSTPSSDESNSPTELNSYKRLTDKPPLIKRLTMGLAGGRDVLGTNGEDDSCPLVSAGSTPTSPSNRPRSGGYVNEAIIDSEGTRTSYNKITCAAENLDNTINSSITAKNFNAENNRISHNSPNSVSETEFKSKRRSQISTSGSSVPPDGSTHGSTPTQTPTPTPPPLPERTDSLNNRTEESELRKAPWFQAGIPREITLEVLSQEPEGAFMVRESTSKPGCYALSLRVPREFQPSGIAHYLIMRTNKGYKIKGFTKEFTTLTALITHHSVMPELLPCPLSLSRYNPSFVKSDSNKDFADIDSDPDYNTLADFRKMMADLNV is encoded by the exons ATGAGGAAGTCCCTCGACAGTCTCGCACTTTCAGCGATTATGGGACGGCTTGGGAGGAACTCGCAAGCGGCCACGACTACCAGGCCCATATTTAGGGTCCATTATCAAAAGCTCGTCGATGAGTTTGCCCAGCAACAAGATCAGCTCGAGTTTATGCCCGCTTTGCCCGACTACATGTCATACTGCTGCCGTCAGTGTGGGCACACTCAGAAGCTTAGA GCCGAGGAACTGAATACTATTGTCGGAAATGCATTTCGTATGGCGTACGCGGCGCAACTACAGAGACAACCGGTCCTCCAGGAGGTGATCTCGCCCCAGCCAACTCCTGCCCGTCGCAAGGATCGACCGGAACGAACGATAAACTTG ACCAAACAGTCGACGCGGGGCGGCGACTCGAACGAGAAAAGCACGATTTTCTGGCCCCAGAGTGTATTGGCACCGACGCCACGTGGCGGTGGTGCTCCACCCTCGACAGCGGAGATGAACGTCCAGCTCGGTAGCGCCGGTTCTCCCACGTTGCGCTTGTCTACCGTCAAG ACGCCGAATTCAATCCCCGGACTGAGACCGTCGCACAACTTCAACAACGTCCTGGgaccgataacgaacgaggaTGGACCGAAGAGTATCTCGCAGCAAAGCACGCCGAGCAGCGACGAGAGCAACTCGCCAACCGAGCTCAACTCCTACAAGAGATTAACGGACAAACCGCCCCTGATAAAACGGCTTACAATGGGCCTCGCCGGGGGACGCGACGTCCTCGGTACCAACGGCGAGGATGACAGCTGCCCCCTGGTAAGTGCCGGCAGCACGCCCACCAGTCCCAGCAACAGACCCCGGTCCGGAGGCTACGTCAACGAGGCGATCATCGACTCGGAGGGAACCAGGACAAGCTACAACAAGATCACCTGCGCCGCCGAGAACCTCGACAACACGATCAACTCGTCGATAACCGCGAAGAACTTCAACGCCGAGAACAACAG GATAAGTCACAACTCGCCGAATTCCGTGTCCGAAACGGAGTTCAAGTCGAAACGGAGATCGCAGATCAGCACCTCCGGGAGCTCCGTCCCACCCGACGGCAGCACCCACGGATCGACGCCCACCCAGACGCCGACCCCGACGCCTCCGCCGCTGCCTGAACGGACGGACAGCTTGAATAATCGTACAGAGGAGAGCGAGCTCAGGAAGGCTCCGTGGTTTCAAGCCGGCATTCCGAG AGAAATAACCCTGGAAGTTCTCAGCCAAGAACCGGAAGGCGCTTTCATGGTACGCGAGAGCACGAGCAAACCAGGATGTTATGCATTGTCCCTGAGAGTACCGCGAGAGTTTCAACCGAGCGGTATCGCTCATTACCTAATCATGCGAACGAACAAAGGCTACAAAATCAAG GGCTTTACAAAAGAATTCACGACGCTAACGGCATTGATAACGCATCATTCGGTGATGCCCGAACTTCTGCCCTGCCCCTTGTCCCTTAGCCGATACAATCCGAGCTTCGTCAAGAGCGATTCGAACAAGGATTTCGCGGACATTGATTCTGATCCGGATTACAACACTTTGGCAGACTTCCGGAAGATGATGGCAGACTTGAACGTCTAA